From Saccharothrix espanaensis DSM 44229, the proteins below share one genomic window:
- a CDS encoding HAD-IIIC family phosphatase, translated as MSSPVKTVKCLVWDLDNTLWDGVLLENGEVTLREEIRRVIVGLDERGILQAVASRNDHDHAWEWVEKLGVAEYLVLPQIGWGPKSASVRAIADKLQFAHGAVAFIDDTAMELAEVGHHLPEVRLYPAEVATTLLELPEFSPEVVTADSRERRRMYQAGFARESARTGFTGADEEFLRSAGLEMRIRRADADDLARVEELTLRTSQMNATGVHYSDETLRGLLSDVDHEVLVVSMTDKFGPHGAVGIVLLEKRDTVWHLKLLATSCRVVAFGAGTVLLNWLADQAAAAGVNLVADFRRTDRNRMMEVAYRFAGFGEEPVPGVEDLPPAETPDVERLGLRTERKPAPTTMTVHAVVLSGQSSDLVVWGAE; from the coding sequence ATGAGCAGTCCCGTCAAGACGGTCAAGTGCCTGGTGTGGGACCTGGACAACACCCTGTGGGACGGGGTGCTGCTGGAGAACGGCGAGGTGACCCTGCGCGAGGAGATCCGCCGGGTGATCGTCGGGCTCGACGAGCGCGGCATCCTCCAGGCGGTGGCCAGCCGCAACGACCACGACCACGCCTGGGAGTGGGTGGAGAAGCTCGGCGTGGCCGAGTACCTGGTGCTGCCGCAGATCGGTTGGGGGCCCAAGTCCGCCTCGGTGCGGGCGATCGCCGACAAGCTCCAGTTCGCGCACGGCGCGGTGGCGTTCATCGACGACACCGCGATGGAGCTCGCCGAGGTCGGCCACCACCTGCCGGAGGTCCGGCTGTACCCGGCCGAGGTCGCCACGACGTTGTTGGAGCTGCCCGAGTTCAGCCCCGAGGTGGTCACCGCCGACTCGCGCGAGCGGCGGCGGATGTACCAGGCCGGGTTCGCCCGGGAGAGCGCGCGCACCGGGTTCACCGGCGCGGACGAGGAGTTCCTGCGCTCGGCCGGGCTGGAGATGCGGATCCGCCGCGCCGACGCGGACGACCTGGCGCGGGTCGAGGAACTGACCCTGCGCACCAGCCAGATGAACGCGACCGGCGTGCACTACTCGGACGAGACCCTGCGCGGCCTGCTGTCCGACGTGGACCACGAGGTGCTCGTGGTGAGCATGACCGACAAGTTCGGCCCGCACGGCGCGGTGGGCATCGTCCTGCTGGAGAAGCGGGACACCGTGTGGCACCTGAAGCTGCTCGCGACCTCCTGCCGGGTGGTGGCGTTCGGCGCGGGCACCGTGCTGCTGAACTGGCTGGCCGACCAGGCGGCGGCGGCCGGGGTGAACCTGGTGGCGGACTTCCGCCGGACCGACCGCAACCGGATGATGGAGGTCGCCTACCGGTTCGCCGGGTTCGGTGAGGAGCCGGTGCCGGGCGTCGAGGACCTGCCGCCCGCCGAGACCCCGGACGTCGAGCGGCTGGGCCTGCGCACTGAGCGCAAGCCCGCCCCGACCACGATGACCGTGCACGCGGTCGTGCTCTCCGGCCAGAGCTCCGACCTGGTCGTGTGGGGTGCCGAATGA
- a CDS encoding amino acid adenylation domain-containing protein, with the protein MTSLYGWFADTAARTPDAPALEVGEDVLTYGVLRDRVDAVASLVLEANGGRVPGRVALLASRSLAAFTGYLAALRLGSVVVPVNPGHPVNRNEVICASARADVLLADENGAAQAGVLGASAGAVLTLSDDDVRAAVAGELPDLAVGPDDVAYVLFTSGSTGRPKGVPITHGNLAAYVGHNIERFGIGPGCRVSHTFDLTFDPSVFDLFVTWGGGATLVCPHRTELLTPVDYLVDKAITHWFSVPSVVSVSANLGNLPTGRPTVLRQSVFIGEQLTVRQAALWRAVAPDARIDNVYGPTELTVACTEYRLPDDPDRWPATSNGTIPIGPVYGFLDHVVLDEDGREAADGELCVRGVQRFVGYLDPADNPGRFVVRDGDRYVPCTGTEPRPEFYYRTGDRVRWEDGELVHLSRLDHQLKIRGYRVELGEIEAALARHDGVTQAVVVTVPGDDGPDLVAFYTGVEVPDRRFVRWLREYLPIHMVPRRLHHLPELPLNPNGKVDRGALRASVLSGAGSSGAN; encoded by the coding sequence ATGACGAGCCTCTACGGCTGGTTCGCCGACACCGCCGCGCGCACGCCCGACGCCCCGGCCCTGGAGGTCGGGGAGGACGTGCTGACCTACGGCGTGCTGCGCGACCGTGTCGACGCGGTCGCTTCCCTCGTGCTGGAGGCCAACGGCGGACGGGTGCCGGGGCGGGTGGCGCTGCTGGCGTCCCGTTCGCTCGCGGCGTTCACCGGCTACCTGGCGGCGTTGCGGCTCGGCTCGGTCGTCGTGCCGGTCAACCCCGGCCACCCGGTGAACCGCAACGAGGTCATCTGCGCGTCGGCACGGGCGGACGTGCTGCTGGCCGACGAGAACGGCGCGGCGCAGGCGGGCGTGCTGGGCGCGTCGGCGGGCGCGGTGCTGACCCTGTCCGACGACGACGTGCGCGCCGCCGTGGCGGGGGAGCTGCCGGACCTCGCGGTCGGGCCGGACGACGTGGCCTACGTCCTGTTCACGTCGGGCTCGACCGGCCGGCCCAAGGGCGTGCCGATCACCCACGGGAACCTGGCCGCCTACGTGGGGCACAACATCGAGCGGTTCGGCATCGGGCCGGGGTGCCGGGTGTCGCACACGTTCGACCTCACCTTCGACCCGTCGGTGTTCGACCTGTTCGTCACGTGGGGCGGCGGCGCGACCCTGGTCTGTCCACACCGGACAGAACTGCTGACGCCGGTGGACTACCTGGTGGACAAGGCGATCACGCACTGGTTCTCGGTGCCGTCGGTGGTGTCGGTCAGTGCCAACCTGGGCAACCTGCCGACCGGGCGGCCCACCGTGCTGCGGCAGAGCGTGTTCATCGGCGAGCAGCTCACCGTCCGGCAGGCCGCCCTGTGGCGGGCGGTCGCGCCGGACGCGCGCATCGACAACGTGTACGGCCCGACCGAGCTGACCGTGGCGTGCACCGAGTACCGGCTGCCCGACGACCCCGACCGGTGGCCGGCGACCTCCAACGGCACCATCCCGATCGGGCCGGTGTACGGGTTCCTCGACCACGTCGTGCTCGACGAGGACGGCCGCGAGGCGGCGGACGGCGAGCTGTGCGTGCGCGGCGTGCAGCGGTTCGTCGGGTACCTCGACCCGGCCGACAACCCCGGTCGGTTCGTGGTCCGCGACGGCGACCGGTACGTACCGTGCACGGGAACCGAGCCGCGGCCGGAGTTCTACTACCGGACCGGCGACCGGGTGCGCTGGGAGGACGGCGAGCTGGTGCACCTGTCCCGGCTCGACCACCAGCTCAAGATCCGGGGCTACCGGGTCGAGCTGGGCGAGATCGAGGCGGCGCTGGCCCGGCACGACGGCGTCACCCAGGCGGTCGTGGTCACCGTGCCCGGCGACGACGGACCCGACCTGGTCGCGTTCTACACCGGCGTCGAGGTGCCCGACCGGCGGTTCGTCCGGTGGCTGCGGGAGTACCTGCCGATCCACATGGTGCCGCGCCGGCTGCACCACCTCCCCGAGCTCCCGCTCAACCCCAACGGCAAGGTCGACCGCGGCGCGCTGCGGGCGTCCGTCCTGTCCGGAGCCGGGTCCTCCGGCGCGAACTGA
- a CDS encoding MFS transporter, with translation MSFLKDIIPPPGIVRLLAVSNLAKTCAHGVLMSISVLYFTRVVAIPAERVGLALTLGAAIGVLSSVPAGRLADVRGPRPVTVTLMVALGVAACGYALVDGFFGLVAATAVVLGIESAAHAARGSLLAGLLPSAERARALAFMRATANVGVSLGAVAGGLGLLMDTKAGYIGLILAAGALFVVSGLAFLRVPSVPAAPKAAAGPKLPVLRDRAFAAVSLVNAVLVMSDALLVVAMPIWISEHTSAPPAFFTVMLLVNTAAVILLQVRVSKGADDVPGGTKAWWRSGIVLAGCCVLFAVSEGQAVWLACAALLAGTLVHVLGEMLHSAGAWSLSYGLAPEHAHGQYQGLFEMSTKLGTTVAPLAITLVLVGLGGWGWVVCAAVFLAAGQAALPVVRWAERTRAEPVLETSNSES, from the coding sequence ATGTCGTTCCTCAAGGACATCATCCCGCCGCCGGGCATCGTGCGGCTGCTGGCGGTCAGCAACCTCGCCAAGACCTGCGCGCACGGCGTGCTGATGTCGATCAGCGTGCTGTACTTCACCAGGGTGGTGGCGATCCCGGCCGAGCGGGTCGGCCTCGCGCTGACGCTCGGCGCGGCCATCGGGGTGTTGTCCAGCGTCCCGGCCGGCCGGCTGGCCGACGTCCGGGGCCCGCGCCCGGTGACCGTCACGCTCATGGTGGCGCTGGGCGTGGCGGCCTGCGGGTACGCGCTCGTGGACGGGTTCTTCGGGCTGGTCGCGGCCACCGCCGTGGTGCTCGGCATCGAGTCCGCCGCGCACGCCGCCCGGGGCTCGCTGCTGGCCGGGCTGCTGCCGTCGGCCGAACGGGCGCGCGCGTTGGCGTTCATGCGCGCCACGGCCAACGTCGGCGTGTCGCTCGGCGCGGTCGCCGGCGGCCTGGGCCTGCTGATGGACACCAAGGCCGGGTACATCGGCCTGATCCTCGCGGCGGGCGCGCTGTTCGTGGTGTCGGGCCTGGCGTTCCTGCGGGTGCCGTCGGTCCCGGCCGCGCCCAAGGCCGCCGCCGGGCCGAAGCTGCCGGTGCTGCGGGACCGGGCGTTCGCGGCGGTGTCACTGGTCAACGCGGTGCTGGTGATGAGCGACGCGCTGCTGGTGGTCGCCATGCCGATCTGGATCAGCGAGCACACCTCGGCGCCGCCCGCGTTCTTCACCGTCATGCTGCTGGTGAACACCGCCGCCGTGATCCTGTTGCAGGTCAGGGTGAGCAAGGGCGCGGACGACGTGCCGGGCGGCACCAAGGCGTGGTGGCGGTCGGGGATCGTGCTGGCCGGGTGCTGCGTGCTGTTCGCCGTCTCGGAGGGGCAGGCGGTGTGGCTGGCCTGCGCGGCGCTGCTGGCGGGCACGCTGGTGCACGTGCTGGGCGAGATGCTGCACAGCGCCGGGGCGTGGTCGTTGAGCTACGGGCTCGCGCCGGAGCACGCCCACGGCCAGTACCAGGGCCTGTTCGAGATGTCGACCAAGCTCGGCACGACCGTCGCGCCACTGGCCATCACGCTGGTGCTGGTGGGCCTGGGCGGCTGGGGCTGGGTGGTGTGCGCGGCCGTGTTCCTCGCCGCCGGCCAGGCCGCGCTCCCGGTCGTGCGCTGGGCCGAGCGCACGCGGGCCGAGCCCGTCCTCGAAACGTCGAACTCCGAGTCCTGA